One window from the genome of Garra rufa chromosome 1, GarRuf1.0, whole genome shotgun sequence encodes:
- the LOC141343786 gene encoding somatostatin receptor type 5-like: MATQGPMCNTSISDYENQSNEITNISLQLNGSLMAEEDSTKVLAVVYLIVFVVGLTGNSLAIFVVLRYTKMKTVTNMYILNLAVADELYILGLPFLTTHNVLGYWPFGNFLCRILMWADSISQFTSTFCLTVMSIDRYMAVVHPIRSSRWRRPSVAKVINSMVWALSCLLTLPVIIYCDVQPELNTCNLSWPEPRDVWSTAFILYTAILGFFCPLLVICLCYLLIVIKVKSAGARAGLSKRRKSEKKVTRMVVIIVVVFVLCWLPFFILNILNLISTLPENGFVTGVYFLTVILTYVNSCANPLLYGFLSDNFKRSFQQVLCIHKVNGVSDGQPGHARLSRNQQNEAFFPPRSFDFNDHDQRYQSIGLEAEPCPKTEIHQHGPEVSSQSI; the protein is encoded by the exons ATGGCAACCCAGGGGCCCATGTGCAACACCTCAATCTCAGACTATGAAAATCAGTCCAATGAAATCACCAATATTTCTCTTCAGCTGAATGGAAGCTTGATGGCCGAGGAGGACAGCACAAAGGTCCTGGCCGTAGTCTACCTCATTGTGTTCGTCGTGGGTTTGACGGGCAACTCTCTGGCCATTTTCGTGGTGCTGCGCTACACCAAAATGAAGACGGTGACCAACATGTACATCTTGAACCTGGCAGTGGCAGACGAGCTGTACATCCTGGGACTTCCATTTCTCACCACCCACAACGTGCTCGGCTACTGGCCATTTGGCAACTTCCTCTGTCGTATTCTGATGTGGGCAGACTCCATCAGTCAATTTACTAGCACATTCTGTCTGACAGTAATGAGCATTGATCGCTACATGGCTGTGGTACATCCTATCCGCAGCTCGAGGTGGCGGCGACCCAGTGTTGCCAAGGTGATAAATAGCATGGTATGGGCACTCTCCTGTCTGCTGACACTGCCAGTCATCATTTACTGTGACGTTCAGCCGGAGCTAAACACCTGCAACCTGAGCTGGCCTGAACCGCGTGACGTGTGGTCGACAGCTTTCATTCTCTACACCGCCATACTAGGCTTCTTCTGCCCACTTCTGGTCATCTGCCTGTGTTACCTGCTCATTGTAATCAAGGTAAAGTCCGCCGGTGCACGAGCGGGACTCTCCAAACGCCGCAAGTCTGAGAAGAAAGTGACGAGAATGGTGGTGATCATCGTGGTGGTGTTCGTCCTGTGCTGGCTGCCGTTTTTCATCCTCAACATCCTTAACTTGATCAGCACCCTCCCGGAGAATGGCTTTGTCACTGGTGTCTACTTTCTCACCGTCATCCTGACCTACGTCAACAGCTGCGCCAATCCGCTGCTCTACGGCTTTCTGTCGGACAACTTCAAGCGGAGCTTCCAGCAAGTGCTGTGCATCCACAAGGTCAACGGGGTCAGCGACGGTCAACCTGGTCATGCGCGCCTTAGCAGGAACCAACAGAATGAGGCCTTCTTCCCTCCAAGGAGCTTTGATTTCAACGACCATGACCAGAGATATCAA TCCATTGGATTGGAGGCTGAGCCCTGTCCCAAAACTGAAATCCACCAACATGGACCAGAAGTGAGCAGCCAGTCCATATAa